CTAGGGTAAAACGAAGCTGTCCCCtgttttcatttaatatataagtcagtgtttattatttttttattaagatggTCTAGATATGATTTAAAACTCCTCCAACTCAAATATGTTTTTCCATGtgattaatagaaaataaaaatttttcaatgtactaaatataattaacattggtagatttagaaaatgtttcaaactataattatattatttttcaggtgtttttttgtttataaacacatcaaaataatatatattttttattttttaaaatttatttttatatcaataaattaaaatgatctaaaaaatataaaaaaaataaatttcacaaaCCTCTATTTGGACCACATTTTCAATTAGGGTCTAAAATGTGCAAATATTTTTGGGATTTAACATTacgaaaaataattatttactctacctgaaaaaaaaaaaaagaagaagaagaagaaaaggaatgagTCAACACAAAGGAAAGACCCGTGCAAATTCAAAGTCCTAGGGGACAAAGTTGGGAGGCGGAGTTGGCTGTGAAATTCCTCGTTAGTCCCCGGAACTGGCCTCTTGTCTTtgaccagtttaaatttatacgTGGTAGTAGGTGTTAATTTTCGATTCGGAATCACCAATTTGATTGTAGTTAGTGGTTACGATATTGTGGgccattaataatttttaacttcAATTGTTTTTAGCAAGAAACTAGTTTTGGTGCCCGTTCTTTGTCGCAGagatgtattattattttttgccttaaaaattatatttagttgctccaaatatttttttttaaatataatcctGAGTTATAAACCTGGTTGAGATGAATAAGGcggatttaattaatttttttttaaataataaaaaaaataatagatgaattcacaatctattaaatataaagtagcaatatatgataaaaaaataacataaaaaatgatcttTGAGGCTTTAGCATTGTAGTTGTGAAGTTTTCATGGTGAGTACATGGCAATTCTATAACTCCGATAATTAGACTTGAGTTAACTTATATTATGCCAAACTTGTGTTagctttttaaattgataactCGGATTATTAGATCTAAATcatctaatttgaaaaaatcataaatttcaattcccagtcaataaaatattaatggataaaatttttaaaaaaatcaattatataaaaggattaaaaaatatcaattaaaagaataaggatcaaaattgaaaaacaaaacaagtttctttatttaattgaatagtgggattaaaaagaaaattaatttagtaaaaggacaaaaaataaaaagaaaaagaaccaaaattgacataaaaaataatattttaattaaagagtaaaattgaaaagaataataacatttataaaaaggtcaagaaaaaaaataaacataaaaaagtatgaaccaaattgaaaaatataataccattaatttaaattgaatgatgaaattgaaaatcaataaaacttttataaaaaggaCCAAGGAAAATATTAGAAATcacaagaataaaaatcaaattagacaatattatatttgataatttgagattgaagggttaaatttaaaataaataaaacttgtaCAAGAAAGTcataacacaaaaattaaaaatcaaaacaataaaaagtaaagttaaaatactaataataaagaAGGTCAAACAGTAGTTTTCatgggaggagaaaaaaaaatgcttgttgGTGACAAATTGGGCCGCCAACGCCAACATGCGACACACTAACAGTaagaaaacataacaaaatttcCAACTACATAGTGGAAGGGTAATTTTGAACGTAAAGAGATGCTGCTCACGCTACCCAAAGTGCACAAGTACCTCCCATATGCTTCTAGGAGTTGTACACGTGGGatcatcttttttgttttgttttttatttaggcaaatataaaattaccttgaataaattttatttacaaaaaaaaaaaaacttattgtgCATAGCCAAAAACACCCAATGACCtcaagtttatttgtttttattttaatggtatTTTTTGGTAGTTTTactatgcattttaattttttatatttgatatctaagtttaaattattataacaaaaaaattattgcgaaaatatgaaaaataccccttggtgtcatttttttttgttttcaaaagtatttGGTTATTTCAGCATGTAATTAAGATGAGAAAATACTTATTTATCAATACTTTATTTAATGTTGACAAATAAGCCTTACACAAGTGCCTCCCATATGCCTCTAGGGGCTGTACACATgcaatcatatttttttgtttttttttttttttttaatttagaaaaatataaaattgcattgaacaaattttataattacaaaaaaaaaaacttaccgtGAAAAGCTGAAAACACCCAATGACCtcaagtttatttgtttttattttaatggtatttttttgtagttttactatgcattttaattttttatatttaacaactaagttcaaattattataacaaaaaaatcattgtaaaaatatgaaaaataccaCTTggtgccaattttttttttgttttcaaaaatattttggttattttaccatgcaattaaaatgagaaaatatttatttgtcaaCACTCTATTTAATATTGACAAATAAACCTTACAAAAAGACCTCAATATTCTCATAAACCATTGCTAAGGTTATTGGATAAAGGGATAAAATCACCAAGATACTATTTCAATGAACGATATTCTTAAGTTAACATCTATGGAATAGCCCTTGCATgctttgtataattaatttttatagacaacaaattaaaaagtatattgtagaaaataaattgtCTTTAAAGGACTAATTTCCCACCCATCTTATGTCCTATATATTTTCCTTTATATGAAAACCCTTATTGCTTTGACCCAAATGGATCATCAAAAACAGATTAAAAACAACATTTGActtaccaaaaaataaataaatttgtggaGCATTAAATGTAAGgtgaaaaacaagtaaagcCGGTGTACAAAGAAAACGACACGGTAACCTCAAACGACAACTAAATTATCAGTCAAACAAAAGTAAACTGCACTACAGTTCTTAAAGCTAATTAATACCAGCTggacacaaaaataaatgagagagagagagagagagagagagagtttcaCAATCAGAAAATTCAGATTTCAGACAAAATCAAAAGCAACGTTTTACCCTTTGGATCTTCTCTCATCgtttcctttttccttcttcGTACCGACACTGAAATCTAACAATTGAACTCAATATTATATACTATTCTGTCTCCTAACTGGAAACTTCTGTTTGATTTCTGGGGTTTTGACCGAATTTCACTTCTGGCCTCAGGTGTGTAAATCTCCGCGTTACTTATTTTCctcattgtttttattgcaaGCAATTTgttcgttttgttttttgttgttttgatttgttttggtcAAATGTTATGTCTTTTGAtgttgaatgaaaaaaagaagaaaatgctttcttttttttagattggaCGGAATTGAATTGTCTGTCACAAGATCTGGggcagctttttttttttttttagagattatgAATATTGattggtgtttgattttgtgttgtgtgttttgaatttttgatttGACGATTCAGGATTTAATGGATTCACAgtgaaataatgataaaaatgggGAATTTCAGTGAAGAGGAAGAGCAAGAACCAAACTTTTTCGATACCCGTGAGGAGATATCTCCTGTTTCTGATTGGAGTTCAGATGGTGGGGATTGTAGTCCTAGTGTTCTTACTAGTTTCTCATATGATGTTTGGACTCGGAATCCAGAAAGTGTTCAAGATCGGCGGCGAAGGTTCTTAAAGTGGACGGGTTTAAGTTTGGATCGAAATGATGGTTTTGAAGAGGAGTTTGGTGATGATTTCAAGGACGAAATCCAATGGGTTGGTGTTGATAGGACGGAGGATAATAGTGGGGCAGTGTTAGGGACATCGAGTATAGAAGATGACTTTTTGTCAACTCAGTCTTCCATGTCTTCCGAGTCAAATGAAGTTTGGCGACAATCATTTGAAAATGGTACGCTGGATGGGAATATTGtgtatagaataaaaaatttggaTGATGGAACTGAGTTTCTGGTGGATGAACTGTATGGGGATGGAATGCCTAGCAGACTGCATGAAGTGGGATCCAATCAATCTCCTAGTTTTGAAGAATTTCAGAGAACACTCGGCACATCTCCTTTGCTTGAacgattttttaagaaatatgttAATGATGGAAGGGCTATGGTAGAAGCAAAAAGGAAAGCTAAAAGGAGTTGGCTGAAGAAATTGGGCTTGAAGGGAAGGATTATTGATAGACAAGGGACAGCTGCCTCGAAGCCTTGTGATCTTGAATCAACCACAGGAGCAAAGATGCATAGAGTTAAAGTTCATCCATCCAAAAAGCACACCAAAGAATTGTCTTCTCTCTTTACAGGACAAGAATTTCTGGCTCACAAGGGATCAATTTTGACAATGAAATTCAGTCTTGATGGACAATACCTGGCAAGTGGTGGTGAAGATGGTGTTGTGCGCGTGTGGAGGGTGATTGAGGAAGACAGATCCAACCAATTTGACATCTCAGCCACTGATCCCTTGTGTCTATATTTCACAATGAATCATCTTTCTGAATTAGCTTCACTTGATGTGGATAAGAAGGTAATTGATAAAACGAACAGACATGGTTCATCAGACTCCACATGTGTTGTTGTGCCACCAAAGGTGTTCAGGGTATTGGAGAAGCCTCTGCATGAGTTTCAAGGACATAACGGAGAGGTTTTGGATCTCTCGTGGTCTAAGAAAAGGGTTGGTATCATTAGTTTTCTAGAATTCAGAGATATTATACTCGTCCATACAATAGCTGCGCCTTGAACTTGCATAAATTGAACTTGGTGAAGTCTAATTTGCTTTCACcctctttatattttcttgcaGTTTCTTTTGTCCTCTTCTGTTGATAAGACAGTTCGCCTTTGGCAAGTGGGTTGCGACAGATGCCTGAGAGTTTTTTCTCATAATAATTATGGTGTGCCTCCTGCtgcttgttttaatttatttttaacatgagtACCATGATCAATGATTTGGTCACATTGAGTTGTTTTATTTCTGTATGTTCTCAATTGTTTCTaccattttgtttttagttgttCACTGATAGTTGTCACTGTTATTACTGTTGCAGTGACTTCTGTTGATTTCAATCCTGTGGATGACAATTATTTCATCAGTGGCTCAATAGATGGTAAAGTTCGCATCTGGGAAGTGCTTGGCTGTCGGGTTGTTGATTATACTGATATACGAGAGATAGTTACTGCTGCGTGTTATCGTCCTGGTGGAAAGGTTGCTGAACTTTTTGCTATTAGCTCCTGCAAAATAACTGAGATATTCAAAATGAGTTAATGTTTAAACATTCTCGTTACTTAATAATGCAGGGAGGACTGATTGGCACAATGACAGGAAACTGCCTCTTTTATGATATAATAGGTATGCATTTCTTCAAGCTTAAGCAAAACATCTTAGTTATGTTCCAGAAAGCTAGTCCACTGGGAATCTAAAGCAGGTCTGCATGATGCTAATCAATACTATGCTTCTTGTTTTGGGGTTTTGAGGGGCCCTGACACCCTTCTATTATGCTAATGAAGATGATTTGTTGACAAAAGCATTGGGTTGTTCGATATTCACTGATTTTTCTATTCAAGtttattagaattttataaCATTGCTTTTATTGCAGTCTTGTTCTGAATCACACCACCAATTTTCTTAGTTCTCTGATTTTCTAAGGTGATTTGTTAAATTCCGTAGGTGATGGTGaatttatatttgtatattCTCTGAACCATAAATAATCCAATCaatttcccatttttttttatataaccccTGAGGGGTGTAGCTCAACTGGTCAGGCTCTGGGTTTGCTCCCTAAAGGTCGCCAGTTCGAGTGTCACAAATTTTAGGGTCACTGAAGACTTACATGCTTATTAACTTCAGGGCCTCGGGGGATTAGTTAAAGTGtacgtaagctggcccggacacccacggttaccaaaaaaaaaaaaaacaattcccatTTTTATACAGTAGTTCATGTTGTCTGCTGAAAAGAGCTGCCAGGCTGACCACCAAATGATCTTGGTTTTATGATGCAGATAATCGACTGCAACTGGATGCTCAAATATGCTTACAGGGCAAAAAGAAGCTACCTGGCAGGAGGATAACTGGCTTCGAGGTGGTTTACTTTTGCCCTCTTTTTCGTTGACAACTTGCTTCATCCTTGATATTCTGCTGGACAGAGACtcatttatctataattttactCTCCAGTTCTCTCCAAGCGACCCAAGCAAACTTGTTGTCACTTCTGCTGATTCACTAGTCCGAGTGATATGCGGCCTGGATGTCATTTGCAAATTTAGGGGTTGGTTTCGTTTCCTCTATATTAATCCTTCTCTTCCTCTTTATGTGGTCTTCTATGGTGCTTTAAACAGTGCCAGTTTGGATGATCTTGCAAGTGAGATCGTCAATTTTGTGTGTCCAACCTTTCAATATTATAGCTGATGGAATAGCATGTGTCCTAGCGTTGGATTTTTCATTAGTTTGACAGTTAACTTGTTTTCCCTTTCAGCTGCGAGCCTTCGGTTTGCAGCAAACCAGATTTCTGCGTCTTTTACCTCAGATGGAAAACATATTATCTCAACAAGTGAAGATTCTAACGTCTACATCTGGAACTATACCAGCCAGGAAAGGACTTCTCGAACAAAGAACATTCAGTCTTGTGAGAGCTTCATGTCTCAAAATGCATCTGTTGCTATACCATGGCGCGGTATTGAAACTGTTCCTGAAACGCTTTCATCCCCTGAAACTAGCGGGGATGTTAATAGTTTCCAAAGTGATCGTAGTTGTCCGAAATTTTGTGGGGAGATAGAGCAGAAAAGGCTCTCCTCTTCTCCATCAGTCTGCTTCTCTCTTGCCCGTGGATTTCTATCGGATTCCTTGACAAGGGGATCTGCGACTTGGCCTGAGGAGAAACTTCCCAGCTCAAGTCCGAAGGCAGCCTCACCTCCAAAATCTAGACCTGAGTTCAAGTATTTGAAGAATGCTTGTCAGAATATGTTAAGTTCTCACATGTGGGGTCTTGTTATTGTAACTGCAGGCTGGGACGGACGGATTAGAACGTACCTCAATTATGGTTTACCTCTTAGACTGTGAGAAAAATTAACCATGGGGAGCTTAATTTCCTTGCTTCAAAGGATACGAGCAGGGTTATCTTCATGGTGCAGGGGCGATGAATATACCACAGATGAGAAGAAGGGCAACGACTTTTGGACTCTTCATactttatatagtttaattaatcagGTCATTTACGATGGCCATACCATACTTGTACAGCCCTCTTGGCCACAAATTGTCCGGGcttccttttttaattgttgtataCATGCTAATTATACACGATTCTTCGATTTGTTACAGTCAAAATTGAAATAGAAGCTCATGGGCCATCTGGCCCGTTTTGTCTAATtgattgatgtaaaaaaaaattctgggcAGTGAGCGATCCTCAAAGCTGTGTATCTAATTGAGTTTTGTATCGCtgtaatggttgttttttaaataatatattaataattttttttatgttttaaaaattatttttaaaattaaaaaatcaaaacatttaaaaacatacaaattatattaaattttaaaaaaataaaagacaattaaagtttttgaaaacacGCTTCTATTACGTTTTCAATCATGGTTCTGTTCATGGGTCCCAGTTATCTTGTACTAGGTTGGCTCTTGTCTCTAGATTTTATTCCACCGCTTTATTTTTAGTACTATCTTATTTTGTCTTATCCTTGGCCATTTTCCATGTGAGCTTTTCTATCCATGATTGTTCTCAGAGTGAAGAAGATtgggtgagaaaaaaacaaaccatcaaCAGTTTCGCataataatatcttatttaacTTTACAGtgattaatataatttcacaaacaagaaatatttcatgcattttttaatatatgagacTGCCCCTAAAATGTAAGTTATGACAAAGCAAAACAGTGGATTCCATTCACCTCTGACACCCTATAGAAAAATAAgtccaaacatttatttttctcgCAATGAAATTAAGCATTGGGTTATTTATAGTTAGTTTTCCCTCGAACAATTCAATTAATGtatctaaattattaaaaaaaaatctatattaaattaaaaacttaaattatttgataaaacctCATTAATAATTTCATACTAACTCCTTAACACAACCCCCATCAATGatttatatagaaattaaatttttaattaaaataaatgtaatgGTGAGATTTGAAGACTCTaatatcatttcaaaaaattatattaattaaaattttaaattattagatgaaacctctttaataattttatatatatattttttaagggaaACTATGTTTTATTTCTCTTGTTGAGTCTTAACATGCTTGTACTAAAATGAGTCTgtgcaaaatattttatttatagcaatttttctttgaatttaaattcaGGGCTTTATGATAAAATGTAAATTTAGTTGCCATTCAAAcctctaataaatttataaccaAACTATTATAGTTGagatgttttattttctttaaagtaaaaaatgttttattttcaatggGGTATTCTTTGATTAGCCATAACGTTAACCTCTTTTGCAAGACTTGAATTCTTTAAGCCCACTAACCTCCATATCTAAtaggattaaataataataaaaaggacgAGAATTAATGATGAATGAAATACATTTGTTTAAacgttaaaagatgaaatttgaTTCGAACAAATTTTGAGAAGCTGACCAGCTTTCGGAGGAACTAGAAATGTGGCCCGTGCTGCGTTtaggttcaattttttttatataaaaaatattaaaaaaattaaaatttaaaagtattagatttttctataaagttatatcTAAGAATATTAGATTTATCTGTCATTCCTGAcccaaaagttatatttataatattaataataatattaaacttgcataatccaagtttaagtgagtttgaTTACAACATCAAACCCAAAGCTTTTAATATAAGTCTGGTTGCaaggttttgttataaaaatatgataattaaaaagaaaaaacatttaatattacaaaataaaactaaaaaaagattaattgaaaagaaaaaacaataaagcaaagCATTATTCCGATGAATAGTGCTTTGCAAGGAAGGGTATAATAAAATCCCCTCATGAgatcacaataatttaatgactagtaaacaaaacaaatcataaagttgaatttttaattaaatcgatattaaaagatgaaactgaaagaaaaaaaactacttaagaaaaagaaaaaaaatcttaatcaattggtttaacctgtcaaacctgggatttgtgtcataaaattgaaagaaaaaaaattgatgtcttttagttatagttaattacaatatttaaagatgaaattgaaagaaaaaactaataaagaaaaagaaaaaaatatgaatcaactgggttaacccaccaaatcaggttaacccgtcaaacctgagattcgtgtcctgagagtgtgataactaaatagaaaaaaattaacattaaaatgaaCAGAAAAacgattaattaaaaagaacaaaaacaaaggaaaaaaaacttacaggaaggaaaaaaaactaatgaagaaatttttttttttgaattaactgggttaacccgtcaaaccaggttaatccgcctgggattcgtgtcatgaaagtttgataactaaacataaaaaaacttaatattaacaaaataaatttaaaaataataattaaaaagaaaaatactaaacacaaaaaatattaatttttttaaaaaaaacaaagaaagaaaagtctacatgaagaaaaaaaccaatgaagaaaaagaagaaaaatctgaattaactgagttaatccttcaaaccaggttaacacatcaaatttgggattcgtgtcatgaaagtttgataactgaatagaaaaaaaattaatttacaggttaacccagaattagctgggttaacccgtcaaacccggaatccgtgtcataaaaatttgataactaaatagataaaatttaacattaacaaactaaattaaacgaaaaaaattaattaaaaaaaaaaaaccagaaaaaatccGAGTTAACGCGTCAAACCCGGAACccatgtaatgaaagtt
This genomic interval from Populus alba chromosome 1, ASM523922v2, whole genome shotgun sequence contains the following:
- the LOC118033931 gene encoding uncharacterized protein is translated as MIKMGNFSEEEEQEPNFFDTREEISPVSDWSSDGGDCSPSVLTSFSYDVWTRNPESVQDRRRRFLKWTGLSLDRNDGFEEEFGDDFKDEIQWVGVDRTEDNSGAVLGTSSIEDDFLSTQSSMSSESNEVWRQSFENGTLDGNIVYRIKNLDDGTEFLVDELYGDGMPSRLHEVGSNQSPSFEEFQRTLGTSPLLERFFKKYVNDGRAMVEAKRKAKRSWLKKLGLKGRIIDRQGTAASKPCDLESTTGAKMHRVKVHPSKKHTKELSSLFTGQEFLAHKGSILTMKFSLDGQYLASGGEDGVVRVWRVIEEDRSNQFDISATDPLCLYFTMNHLSELASLDVDKKVIDKTNRHGSSDSTCVVVPPKVFRVLEKPLHEFQGHNGEVLDLSWSKKRFLLSSSVDKTVRLWQVGCDRCLRVFSHNNYVTSVDFNPVDDNYFISGSIDGKVRIWEVLGCRVVDYTDIREIVTAACYRPGGKGGLIGTMTGNCLFYDIIDNRLQLDAQICLQGKKKLPGRRITGFEFSPSDPSKLVVTSADSLVRVICGLDVICKFRAASLRFAANQISASFTSDGKHIISTSEDSNVYIWNYTSQERTSRTKNIQSCESFMSQNASVAIPWRGIETVPETLSSPETSGDVNSFQSDRSCPKFCGEIEQKRLSSSPSVCFSLARGFLSDSLTRGSATWPEEKLPSSSPKAASPPKSRPEFKYLKNACQNMLSSHMWGLVIVTAGWDGRIRTYLNYGLPLRL